In Campylobacter mucosalis, a single window of DNA contains:
- the era gene encoding GTPase Era encodes MKSGFVSIIGRTNAGKSSLLNALLNEKIAIVSHKQNATRRKINGIVMHEEDQIIFIDTPGLHQSDKILNKLMVEDAIKSMGDCDVIVFLLTIHDDISDYEKFLSLNPQKPHILVLTKVDEVKNDKVLAKISEYSKFQSHFVALVPFSVKSKSYQKPLLDEIAKILPEHPYFFDPEFITNTNEKEIFREFILEAIYENLSDEIPYGSDVLIDKVIEKRDITEIYATIITDTNSHKGIIIGKNAQTIKRIGINARKLISNLTQKKVFLKLNVLVKKGWSKDENLIKKFNNY; translated from the coding sequence TTGAAGTCAGGCTTTGTAAGTATAATTGGTCGCACAAACGCTGGTAAAAGTTCGCTTTTAAACGCACTTTTAAACGAAAAAATCGCCATAGTTTCGCATAAACAAAATGCGACAAGGCGAAAGATAAACGGCATAGTTATGCACGAAGAGGACCAAATTATTTTTATTGATACGCCCGGACTTCATCAGAGCGATAAAATTTTAAATAAACTTATGGTTGAAGATGCCATAAAATCAATGGGCGACTGCGATGTTATCGTGTTTTTATTAACTATTCACGATGACATTAGCGACTATGAGAAATTTTTAAGTTTAAACCCACAAAAACCGCACATTTTAGTTTTAACTAAGGTTGATGAGGTTAAAAATGACAAGGTTTTAGCCAAAATTTCTGAATACTCAAAATTTCAAAGCCATTTTGTCGCTCTGGTGCCATTTAGCGTAAAATCAAAAAGCTATCAAAAACCGCTCCTTGATGAGATTGCTAAAATTTTGCCAGAGCACCCATACTTTTTTGATCCTGAGTTTATTACAAACACAAATGAAAAAGAGATTTTTAGGGAGTTTATCCTTGAAGCCATTTATGAAAATTTAAGCGATGAGATCCCTTATGGTAGCGACGTTTTGATTGATAAGGTCATAGAAAAACGTGATATAACTGAAATTTACGCCACAATCATAACCGATACAAACAGCCACAAAGGCATAATCATCGGCAAAAACGCCCAAACCATAAAGCGTATCGGCATAAATGCACGAAAACTTATCTCAAATTTAACCCAAAAAAAGGTCTTTTTAAAGCTAAACGTCCTTGTTAAAAAAGGATGGAGTAAGGATGAAAATCTTATAAAGAAATTTAATAATTATTAA
- a CDS encoding PilN domain-containing protein produces the protein MFSIKNIASNIITIDSYAETSFIFSGGISLFSITQPLSLNKNNLYISYIKFKQLMYASIDVPKGIKDDEILNIITTKTYEELGLDASLEYKIAYIQSPEDNQNTITFNVFAADNKSLNQQFISVAKNTACIDYLLPAPLLYNALYRSEILSSKGDFAECFINLSKDDAFIAVYKNGEFMTTKPLRYTLNFIKDKFSELTGERMSEQLFFEKFANANILSDDEFSKNLKQILDEYFAYIYDIIHSIERIHSVHLGSIFLDTTFFNTSIGELGEKILERTLNPLKTGINFKHQNFSNTHTLMMLYGKNQKLLEDELNFSIFKRPEPLYKRQSGQLLITCLVAGALAFLYPTYNYAMGYYYKIKEQNLQSKFEEETQKIAQLKQESLEIKDREKELKDKISKEQEKLKSRQELLEQIVKKKEYYTMKSALLYDLGNAMYEHNVLLKSFALNENNVTLEVTSSDNKQITDLITYISNGYTVDTKQIKRTQNGFDSNISVGLQ, from the coding sequence GTGTTTAGTATAAAAAATATCGCTTCAAACATCATCACTATTGATTCATATGCCGAAACTAGCTTTATTTTTAGTGGCGGCATAAGTCTTTTTAGTATCACACAGCCACTATCTCTAAACAAAAACAACCTTTACATATCATACATAAAATTTAAACAGCTTATGTATGCTAGTATCGACGTGCCAAAGGGCATAAAAGATGATGAAATTTTAAATATCATCACAACCAAAACATATGAAGAGCTTGGACTTGACGCGTCACTTGAGTATAAAATAGCATACATTCAAAGCCCAGAAGATAACCAAAATACAATCACATTTAACGTATTTGCCGCTGATAATAAAAGCCTAAATCAGCAGTTTATCTCGGTTGCTAAAAACACAGCGTGTATAGACTATCTGCTTCCAGCGCCACTGCTTTATAACGCACTTTATAGAAGCGAAATTTTAAGCTCTAAGGGCGATTTTGCCGAGTGTTTTATAAATTTATCAAAAGATGACGCGTTTATTGCGGTTTACAAAAATGGCGAGTTTATGACCACAAAACCGCTTAGATATACGCTAAATTTCATAAAAGATAAATTTAGCGAACTAACTGGCGAACGTATGAGCGAACAGCTGTTTTTTGAGAAATTTGCAAACGCAAATATATTAAGCGATGATGAGTTTAGTAAAAATTTAAAGCAAATTTTAGATGAGTATTTTGCCTATATTTACGACATAATTCACAGCATAGAGCGAATACACTCGGTTCATCTTGGCTCTATTTTTTTAGACACTACGTTTTTTAACACTTCAATTGGCGAACTCGGCGAGAAAATACTAGAAAGAACACTAAATCCGCTTAAAACTGGAATTAATTTTAAACACCAAAATTTTAGCAACACTCACACCCTTATGATGCTTTATGGCAAAAATCAAAAGCTACTTGAAGATGAGCTTAACTTCTCTATCTTTAAGCGTCCAGAGCCACTTTATAAAAGGCAGAGTGGACAGCTTTTAATAACCTGCCTTGTAGCTGGAGCGTTAGCCTTTTTATATCCGACATATAACTACGCAATGGGTTATTATTACAAGATAAAAGAGCAAAATTTGCAGTCAAAATTTGAAGAAGAAACGCAAAAAATAGCCCAACTAAAACAAGAAAGCTTGGAGATAAAAGATAGAGAAAAAGAGCTAAAAGATAAAATTTCAAAAGAGCAAGAGAAGCTAAAAAGCAGACAAGAGCTTTTAGAGCAAATCGTAAAAAAGAAAGAGTATTACACGATGAAAAGCGCCCTGCTTTACGATCTTGGAAACGCTATGTATGAGCATAACGTCCTCTTAAAAAGCTTTGCGCTAAATGAAAACAACGTCACTCTTGAAGTAACTAGTAGCGATAATAAACAGATAACAGATCTCATAACCTACATAAGCAATGGTTACACAGTTGATACAAAGCAAATTAAACGCACTCAAAACGGCTTTGACTCAAATATCAGCGTGGGGCTACAATGA
- the pilO gene encoding type 4a pilus biogenesis protein PilO has product MSLLSKIDAYFEAKSKNETKAIFYTSAIIFAFLIYLFFYDSSALFLEQSKVAYKRSELRTKELNLNMPNQNELTQNNKSIDNLKSLFNDTNAQNEYFDSKLKELSFLLFDEQSWAKFLNQIIVDAKDSNVNILNLQNNQKSINQNIVSENLKIELELSATYQNLLNFINKLESSKLVVEINKLNISSDKNELKASLSLSVWGIKY; this is encoded by the coding sequence ATGAGCCTACTTAGCAAGATAGATGCGTATTTTGAAGCAAAGAGCAAAAACGAAACAAAGGCGATATTTTACACAAGTGCCATTATATTTGCGTTTTTAATCTACCTATTTTTTTACGACTCGTCCGCTCTATTTTTAGAACAGAGTAAGGTCGCTTACAAACGCTCAGAGCTACGCACAAAAGAGCTAAACCTTAATATGCCAAATCAAAACGAACTAACACAAAACAACAAGAGTATAGATAATCTAAAATCGCTATTTAACGACACAAACGCACAAAATGAATACTTTGACTCAAAGCTAAAAGAGCTATCATTTTTGTTATTTGACGAGCAAAGTTGGGCTAAATTTTTAAATCAAATCATAGTTGACGCCAAAGATAGCAACGTAAATATACTAAATTTACAAAACAATCAAAAATCCATAAATCAAAATATCGTATCTGAAAATTTAAAAATAGAGCTAGAGCTAAGTGCAACATACCAAAATTTGCTAAATTTCATAAATAAACTAGAAAGCTCAAAGCTTGTCGTTGAGATAAATAAACTAAATATAAGTAGCGATAAAAACGAGCTAAAAGCCAGTTTAAGCCTTAGCGTCTGGGGGATAAAGTATTGA